The proteins below come from a single Fastidiosipila sanguinis genomic window:
- the ruvX gene encoding Holliday junction resolvase RuvX translates to MKRYLGIDFGQARVGIAKSDLLGYTAEGVETIKWDGQDVEPVLDRIAEICKELDVSEIVLGLPKRTDNRLGEAEEKVKVFAEQLETRLGLPLHFEDERLTTVMATKFLQQGNSKKSSYRSKVDQVAAEIILQGFLEKQRFQKN, encoded by the coding sequence ATGAAAAGATATTTAGGAATTGACTTTGGGCAAGCAAGGGTAGGTATTGCTAAGAGTGATCTATTAGGGTACACAGCAGAAGGTGTAGAGACTATTAAGTGGGATGGCCAAGACGTTGAACCTGTTTTGGATCGTATAGCAGAAATCTGCAAAGAATTAGATGTTTCAGAGATAGTATTAGGGTTACCCAAACGTACAGATAATCGTTTAGGTGAAGCAGAAGAGAAGGTTAAAGTTTTTGCAGAGCAACTAGAAACTCGCCTTGGACTGCCTTTGCACTTTGAAGATGAACGCTTGACGACAGTTATGGCTACTAAATTCTTGCAACAAGGAAATAGCAAAAAGAGTTCTTATAGATCTAAAGTTGACCAAGTAGCTGCTGAAATTATTTTACAAGGGTTCTTAGAAAAACAAAGATTTCAAAAGAACTAG
- a CDS encoding DUF1292 domain-containing protein: MSDVDKQNEQEREELLEEVKELLGDDIESSTVILEDSETGEEFTFYMLDDFEFENEIYAFLLNIDEEPEAIFAKVINEADGSMNFQSITGDEFDRVSAYFESLEEDMEDELFEK; the protein is encoded by the coding sequence ATGAGTGATGTTGATAAACAAAATGAACAAGAAAGAGAAGAATTATTAGAAGAAGTTAAAGAGCTTCTAGGCGATGATATAGAAAGCTCTACAGTTATTCTAGAAGATTCTGAAACAGGTGAAGAATTTACTTTTTATATGCTAGATGATTTCGAGTTTGAGAATGAGATTTACGCATTCTTACTAAATATTGATGAGGAGCCTGAAGCTATTTTTGCGAAAGTTATCAATGAAGCTGATGGTAGCATGAATTTCCAATCAATAACAGGTGATGAATTTGATAGAGTTTCTGCATATTTTGAGAGTTTAGAAGAAGATATGGAAGATGAGCTATTCGAAAAGTAG
- a CDS encoding deoxycytidylate deaminase has translation MSKREDYIDWDEYFMGVSLLAAKRSKDPNTQVGACIVNPDNKIISTGYNGFPIGIDDDDFPWEREGGFLETKYAFVCHAELNAILNNPVTSLKNCRIYVALFPCNECTKAIIQAGIKEVIYISDKYANTEGTRASKLMFNAAGIKYRAFESSKQDLTIDFSVDSI, from the coding sequence ATGAGCAAAAGAGAAGATTATATAGATTGGGATGAATACTTTATGGGAGTATCGCTGTTAGCAGCTAAACGCTCAAAAGACCCTAATACTCAAGTTGGGGCTTGTATTGTAAACCCTGATAATAAGATAATATCAACAGGTTACAATGGTTTTCCTATAGGAATTGATGATGATGATTTTCCTTGGGAAAGAGAAGGTGGTTTTTTAGAAACAAAGTATGCTTTCGTATGTCATGCAGAACTTAATGCAATTCTAAATAATCCCGTAACATCTCTTAAAAATTGTAGAATCTATGTAGCGCTCTTCCCTTGCAATGAATGTACCAAAGCAATTATTCAAGCTGGAATCAAGGAAGTTATCTATATTTCAGATAAATATGCGAACACAGAAGGTACAAGAGCCTCTAAGTTAATGTTTAACGCAGCTGGTATAAAATATAGAGCATTTGAAAGTTCAAAACAGGACTTAACAATAGACTTTTCCGTAGACAGTATTTAG
- a CDS encoding IS30 family transposase gives MSQLHYIRKREAGQHLTIEDRKHLEYLYNENLKRPKKDKLNQKELAKILGWSEATLSRELKRGKVKQKNSMLEEYTAYSSVVAQKTVEKTWSNKGPSLKISNDHILAKIIENMLIGKEMNRINNLKFSPAAITMYFDRVGWPTDKRLCTRTIYNYVEKEVFLEVTMKDLPRKGNKPRQRKRYIEKRLSPPDKKRINHRPKAIEERTETGHWEMDCIESSKGDRTCLLTLVDRCTRECIILKINTQRQESVVKKLNAIERKLGARAFREKFKSITVDNGAEFQDWKSMEKSIHSEKYRTSVYYAHAYSSWERGSNENLNGFIRYFIPKGTKLKDIPQREINKLEEFINSYPRKVLEGNSANSKYLAIA, from the coding sequence ATGAGCCAATTACATTATATCAGGAAAAGAGAAGCAGGTCAGCATTTAACAATAGAAGATAGAAAGCATCTAGAGTATTTATATAATGAGAATTTGAAGCGACCTAAAAAAGATAAATTAAATCAAAAAGAGTTAGCAAAGATATTAGGCTGGAGTGAAGCAACTCTATCTAGAGAACTAAAACGCGGTAAAGTCAAACAAAAGAATTCTATGCTAGAAGAATACACAGCATATTCCTCTGTAGTAGCTCAGAAAACAGTAGAAAAAACTTGGAGTAATAAAGGACCATCTTTAAAGATTAGTAACGACCATATATTAGCCAAAATAATAGAAAACATGCTAATAGGAAAAGAGATGAATAGAATAAATAATCTTAAATTCTCTCCAGCAGCAATAACAATGTATTTTGACAGAGTTGGCTGGCCTACAGATAAAAGACTTTGTACTAGAACTATTTACAACTATGTAGAAAAAGAAGTCTTCCTAGAAGTAACAATGAAAGACCTTCCACGTAAAGGAAATAAACCTAGACAAAGAAAACGCTATATAGAAAAGCGCTTATCTCCACCAGATAAGAAGAGAATAAACCATAGACCAAAAGCTATAGAAGAGCGTACAGAGACGGGGCACTGGGAGATGGATTGTATAGAGTCTAGTAAGGGAGATAGGACTTGTTTATTGACACTTGTAGATCGATGTACAAGAGAATGCATTATTTTAAAGATAAATACGCAAAGACAAGAATCTGTAGTAAAGAAGCTTAATGCTATAGAAAGAAAACTAGGAGCAAGAGCATTTAGAGAAAAGTTTAAGAGTATAACGGTAGATAATGGAGCAGAGTTTCAAGACTGGAAAAGCATGGAAAAATCTATACATAGTGAGAAATATAGAACTAGTGTTTATTATGCGCATGCATACTCATCTTGGGAGCGAGGAAGCAATGAAAATCTAAATGGATTTATCCGATATTTTATTCCTAAAGGTACAAAACTAAAAGATATACCACAGAGAGAAATAAATAAATTAGAGGAATTTATTAATAGTTACCCAAGGAAAGTATTAGAAGGAAACAGTGCAAATAGTAAATATTTAGCCATAGCGTAA
- a CDS encoding transglycosylase domain-containing protein: MDKDNKNNLSLGERRKLYQKEQEEKLQNKEMAYLKNSIRRDMSGRPKVASNDLTTAGLLGKFAGKSVLIGIVIILIIMALIGSTLIGILVGYIATAKEVPSSLFTITQQTSYLYDKNGEQIAALTGDSNINRELIDYSQVSQTYIDEAFIAIEDRTFNTNIGIDPRRIAGAAISTLANLGDSAHGGSTITQQTVKMLTGDNEVSYQRKVQEWYRAVRLTEQLPKAKIMNLYLDLVPMGNNYVGVGSAAKAYFGKEAKDLNLAESALLAGIPKSPASYNPRTELGRKNIQRRQRIVLQAMLSVGFITSDQFEDAINYEIVYSNEDISFTGNEINSYFEEFVIEQVTRDLANSGKYTAAEAYSLVQNGGLHIHTSLDPLVQDKLDELFLQQKNFQRDPSLYVNSPEKPDAGTVVLDSKTNNIVAMQGGAGEKEANKVLNRATDIRRQPGSVIKPLAVYAPAVEMDLVTGATMVKDEPVHMDIHNPNTLWPTNAYDSYYGAMPVRGNLKISNNVPAVKVLNEVGVDTAKTYLAQMGIDLRNDPVGLSLATGSLSYGVSPLQMANGFQTLANGGLYTESKAYTQVLDSNGVVILEFSPEFEQVFSAETSYMMLRMMEDVLKGPSESAPYYGTLWDFGQIHNANGETIRTAAKTGTTDAFQDEWIAMMTPYYTVSNWYGFDNKLKRSYLPTLDYKNQHYATEELFKYIHRDKPAAEWDKPAGIVEFYVSASNGYQVSGNYGNSFLEYFKAGSPITPNRPSNGDINYLNTDKIPGYYNNFAASGGYQ; the protein is encoded by the coding sequence ATGGATAAAGACAATAAAAACAATCTTAGCTTAGGCGAAAGACGTAAATTGTATCAAAAAGAGCAGGAAGAAAAACTGCAAAATAAAGAAATGGCATATCTCAAGAATTCAATTCGTCGAGACATGTCTGGTCGTCCAAAAGTTGCAAGTAATGATTTAACAACTGCAGGACTGTTAGGAAAATTTGCAGGTAAGTCAGTTTTGATAGGTATAGTAATTATTCTGATAATAATGGCCTTGATAGGTTCAACTTTGATAGGAATATTAGTTGGCTATATTGCAACTGCTAAAGAAGTTCCTAGCTCACTTTTCACAATAACTCAACAAACATCATATCTTTATGATAAAAACGGTGAGCAAATCGCTGCTCTTACTGGTGATAGCAACATTAACCGTGAGCTAATAGATTATAGCCAGGTTTCTCAAACATATATTGATGAAGCATTTATAGCAATTGAGGATAGAACTTTCAATACAAACATAGGTATTGACCCTAGACGTATTGCTGGTGCTGCAATTAGTACTCTGGCTAACCTAGGGGATTCCGCTCATGGTGGTTCTACTATTACACAACAAACAGTTAAAATGCTTACTGGAGACAATGAAGTTTCCTACCAAAGAAAAGTTCAAGAATGGTATAGAGCTGTTCGTCTTACAGAACAATTACCTAAAGCTAAAATCATGAACCTATACCTTGATTTGGTGCCAATGGGCAATAACTACGTTGGAGTAGGTTCTGCTGCTAAAGCTTATTTTGGTAAAGAAGCTAAAGACTTAAATCTTGCTGAATCAGCACTTCTTGCAGGTATTCCTAAGAGTCCCGCTTCCTATAACCCAAGAACTGAACTAGGTCGCAAAAACATCCAAAGACGTCAAAGAATAGTTTTGCAAGCAATGTTGAGTGTAGGATTCATTACTAGTGATCAATTTGAAGATGCCATAAACTACGAAATTGTCTATTCAAATGAAGATATTAGCTTTACCGGTAATGAGATTAATTCATACTTTGAAGAATTCGTTATCGAACAAGTTACTAGAGATTTGGCTAACAGTGGTAAATACACCGCTGCAGAAGCTTATAGCCTAGTTCAAAACGGTGGTTTGCATATTCATACTTCTTTGGATCCTCTAGTCCAAGATAAATTAGATGAATTATTCCTACAACAAAAGAATTTCCAAAGAGATCCAAGTCTCTATGTTAACTCACCAGAAAAACCAGATGCAGGTACAGTTGTCCTTGATAGTAAAACAAATAACATCGTTGCCATGCAAGGTGGCGCTGGCGAAAAAGAAGCCAATAAAGTCCTCAACCGTGCTACTGATATTCGTCGTCAACCAGGTTCTGTTATTAAACCTTTGGCTGTTTATGCACCTGCAGTTGAAATGGATCTAGTTACTGGAGCTACGATGGTTAAAGATGAGCCTGTTCATATGGATATACATAACCCGAATACCTTATGGCCTACAAACGCTTATGATTCATATTATGGTGCAATGCCAGTTCGAGGAAACCTAAAAATTTCTAATAACGTCCCTGCAGTTAAAGTTCTTAATGAAGTCGGAGTTGATACTGCCAAGACCTATCTTGCTCAAATGGGCATTGATTTAAGAAATGATCCGGTTGGATTAAGTTTAGCCACTGGTTCTTTAAGTTATGGTGTTTCACCTTTGCAAATGGCAAATGGTTTTCAAACTTTAGCAAACGGTGGACTTTATACCGAAAGCAAAGCATATACTCAAGTCTTAGATAGTAATGGTGTTGTTATATTAGAATTTTCGCCAGAATTTGAGCAGGTCTTCTCAGCTGAAACATCCTACATGATGCTAAGGATGATGGAAGATGTTTTGAAAGGCCCATCAGAAAGTGCACCTTATTATGGTACCTTATGGGATTTCGGCCAGATCCATAATGCTAATGGCGAAACAATAAGAACTGCTGCCAAAACAGGTACTACTGATGCCTTCCAGGATGAATGGATTGCTATGATGACTCCGTACTATACAGTTTCAAACTGGTATGGATTTGATAACAAATTAAAACGTTCTTATTTACCAACACTGGATTATAAGAATCAACACTATGCAACTGAAGAATTATTCAAATACATACATAGGGACAAGCCAGCAGCAGAATGGGACAAACCAGCTGGAATAGTTGAATTCTATGTTAGTGCTTCTAATGGATATCAGGTTTCCGGAAATTATGGAAATTCATTCTTAGAGTACTTCAAAGCTGGAAGTCCAATCACACCAAATAGACCTTCAAACGGAGACATTAACTACTTGAATACTGATAAAATCCCTGGATACTATAATAATTTCGCAGCTAGCGGAGGCTACCAATAA
- the proS gene encoding proline--tRNA ligase yields the protein MSKDKKFVESITSRDVDFPQWYTDICLRAELTDYSSVKGCMILLPGGFAIWENIQKGLDKAFKATGHQNVAMPMFIPESLLQKEKEHVEGFAPEVAWVTHGGANELEEKLAVRPTSEVLFCELYSKIVRSYRDLPKKYNQWVSVVRWEKTTRPFLRTREFYWQEGHTVHETQSDAMEETLLMLDVYTKFLEDYLAIPVIRGEKTAKEKFAGAEKTYTMEAQMYDGKALQAGTSHYFGTGFAEAFNIQYSDRNNELQYAHQTSWGVSTRLIGGLIMVHSDDSGLVLPPRIAPNQLVVIPIAQHKEGVLDKAYELKEQLENDFSVIIDDTDKSPGWKFSEYEMKGIPLRIEIGPRDIENNVCVIVRRDTREKITVDLNNLNSEVTRLLNEIQENLYNTAKERLESRIYDVTSYDEFKNVADNKPGFMRAMWCGKTECEEAIKEETTVTSRCIPFENEQVKLSDKCIYCKEAAETMLIWGKAY from the coding sequence ATGTCAAAAGATAAGAAATTTGTAGAAAGCATAACATCAAGAGATGTTGATTTTCCTCAATGGTATACAGACATTTGTCTACGTGCAGAATTAACCGATTATTCAAGTGTAAAGGGTTGTATGATTTTGTTACCCGGTGGTTTTGCAATTTGGGAAAATATTCAAAAAGGTTTAGATAAAGCATTTAAGGCAACTGGTCACCAGAATGTTGCAATGCCGATGTTTATTCCTGAGTCTTTGCTACAAAAGGAGAAAGAACACGTTGAAGGTTTTGCCCCTGAAGTAGCTTGGGTCACTCATGGTGGTGCTAATGAGCTAGAGGAAAAACTAGCCGTGCGTCCGACTTCAGAAGTTTTATTCTGTGAACTTTATTCCAAGATTGTTCGCTCTTATAGAGATTTGCCTAAGAAATATAATCAATGGGTTTCTGTAGTACGTTGGGAAAAAACAACTAGACCATTCTTAAGAACTAGAGAATTTTACTGGCAAGAAGGTCATACCGTTCATGAGACTCAATCAGATGCAATGGAAGAAACATTGTTAATGCTGGATGTTTACACCAAATTTTTGGAAGATTACTTAGCGATTCCAGTTATTAGAGGTGAAAAAACTGCCAAAGAGAAATTTGCTGGTGCTGAAAAAACCTACACAATGGAAGCACAAATGTATGATGGTAAAGCACTTCAAGCAGGTACAAGTCATTACTTCGGTACAGGGTTTGCTGAAGCATTTAATATCCAATATAGTGATAGAAATAACGAGCTACAATATGCACATCAAACTTCATGGGGTGTTAGTACTAGATTGATTGGTGGTCTAATCATGGTTCATAGTGATGATTCTGGACTGGTATTGCCACCTAGAATTGCTCCTAATCAACTTGTAGTTATCCCTATTGCCCAACACAAAGAAGGTGTCTTGGACAAAGCATATGAGCTTAAAGAACAATTAGAAAATGATTTCAGTGTAATTATTGATGACACAGATAAGTCTCCAGGATGGAAGTTCAGTGAGTACGAAATGAAAGGTATTCCTCTTAGAATTGAGATTGGTCCAAGAGATATAGAAAATAATGTTTGTGTTATTGTTCGTAGAGATACTCGCGAGAAAATTACAGTTGATTTAAATAATTTAAATAGTGAAGTAACACGTCTTCTGAATGAGATTCAAGAGAACCTTTACAACACTGCTAAAGAACGTTTAGAGTCAAGAATCTATGATGTTACAAGCTATGATGAGTTCAAAAATGTAGCAGATAATAAGCCAGGATTTATGCGTGCGATGTGGTGTGGAAAAACTGAATGTGAAGAAGCTATAAAAGAAGAAACCACTGTAACTAGTCGTTGTATCCCATTTGAAAATGAGCAAGTTAAACTTTCAGATAAATGTATTTACTGTAAAGAAGCTGCAGAGACAATGTTAATTTGGGGTAAGGCTTACTAG
- a CDS encoding CPBP family intramembrane glutamic endopeptidase, translating into MQNNQEYRRDFTNYQEKETNPYYRKPGFDAGTILWPLLGIVFFFGTMFLAQVAGLVFAILSDPVLRSSIENADPLEVVTTLANVQVQQFSVVAIVYSIVQIIALIFFLRFREKREKRYVLKEQAEGKTYLSTTVITFGSLGIAMAWMFLIYLLAQVSKFWFEQMEIYEQMSSITSNENVLITIISVCVLVPIAEELVFRGLVLSELRRVMPDWVGVIVTAVIFGIAHMNPIQSVYAAVCGIMFGLVYIWTESIYQSIFMHIIFNFLGSGLNQILLKFGLEEAGQYLTYFYLVMIIPTIYLLIKLRNKNRGKSTKPIAIVRPEFEEAEAHAEVIS; encoded by the coding sequence ATGCAAAATAATCAAGAATATCGTAGAGATTTTACTAATTATCAAGAAAAAGAAACAAATCCTTATTATAGAAAACCAGGATTTGATGCTGGAACAATATTATGGCCACTATTAGGTATAGTATTTTTCTTTGGAACTATGTTTTTGGCACAAGTTGCTGGACTAGTTTTCGCAATTCTCTCAGATCCAGTTTTGAGAAGCTCCATAGAAAACGCTGATCCATTAGAAGTTGTCACTACTCTTGCTAATGTACAAGTGCAACAATTTAGTGTTGTCGCTATTGTTTATTCAATAGTACAGATAATTGCTTTAATTTTCTTCCTTAGATTCAGAGAAAAGAGGGAGAAAAGATATGTCCTTAAAGAACAAGCTGAAGGTAAGACCTATCTGTCTACTACTGTAATTACCTTTGGTAGTCTTGGTATTGCAATGGCTTGGATGTTTTTAATCTATTTACTCGCTCAAGTTTCTAAATTTTGGTTTGAACAAATGGAAATTTATGAGCAAATGTCTTCAATTACTTCTAATGAAAATGTTTTGATTACTATAATTTCTGTATGTGTGCTGGTGCCAATTGCAGAAGAGCTAGTATTTAGAGGATTGGTTTTAAGTGAGCTTAGAAGAGTAATGCCAGACTGGGTAGGAGTTATAGTGACTGCAGTTATTTTTGGTATAGCTCATATGAACCCAATTCAGTCCGTATATGCAGCTGTTTGTGGAATTATGTTTGGTCTAGTCTATATCTGGACCGAGTCTATTTATCAATCAATATTCATGCATATTATTTTCAACTTCTTAGGAAGCGGATTAAATCAAATTTTATTGAAATTTGGATTAGAAGAGGCAGGTCAGTATCTAACATACTTCTATTTAGTAATGATAATTCCAACAATATATTTATTAATTAAATTACGTAATAAAAATAGAGGTAAGAGTACTAAACCTATTGCAATAGTTCGTCCGGAGTTTGAAGAAGCAGAGGCTCATGCAGAGGTAATATCTTAG
- the rnr gene encoding ribonuclease R, whose translation MLALMEGLMQKIIGILEQDGRDGLVSPDGKLVSINALRIPEPYLNGAPFGMKVVVELISSPDSPDPLGKVVEVLGDPARPDVAMEAIMLMHGLSETFPAEVEAELEFIPYELSEEALEEALKIGRKDLRDLVTITIDGIDARDLDDAISIQKDQDGSYRLYVHIADVAEYVKEGSALDKEALNRGNSVYLADRVIPMLPPKLSNGICSLNPNTPRLAMTCMLQYDSGGTLIDGDIYESVITSDLRADYDTVKIALEEQPIPSYEKYMREFHWMQELAEILESKSQSRGALEFDFPETAIDVDKDGKVLDIYPESNSFVNEIIEQFMVAANSFVAEKFTELEMPFIYRVHDNPDEEKLLRFREVLKMVGDRDVKIPKDPRPKDIKKILNKIRDLPAAKTLETLLLRSLAKASYSDEPIGHFGLALEDYSHFTAPIRRYSDVFIHRVIKGFLRADMNIKKWKAEAPDVAEHVSDTERIAVLAERASTDQKVAEYYADRLGEVYEAEITGFVGAGMFVMLPSTAEGMIPFRTMDDFYVYDERTMTAQGRDKHRLFMMGDKVKVRIARADVVRRHIDLVLVDENSSGRIDRSLSDKKAKRKEVEKNRHNRNSSSNKKRKNRSRNRYNKNSKSNDLNSESNSNRSKRSKRNNRKRNRRNNKGKNRRA comes from the coding sequence ATACTAGCTTTAATGGAGGGTTTAATGCAGAAAATAATAGGTATTTTAGAACAAGATGGTAGAGATGGTTTAGTTAGTCCAGACGGTAAACTAGTATCTATCAATGCATTAAGGATTCCTGAACCTTACCTTAATGGTGCGCCTTTTGGTATGAAAGTTGTAGTCGAGCTGATTTCTAGTCCAGACTCTCCAGATCCACTGGGTAAGGTTGTTGAAGTTTTAGGCGATCCAGCGAGACCAGATGTTGCTATGGAAGCCATTATGCTTATGCACGGATTATCCGAAACTTTTCCAGCAGAAGTTGAAGCAGAGCTAGAATTTATTCCATATGAATTAAGTGAGGAAGCACTAGAAGAAGCGCTAAAGATAGGAAGAAAAGATTTAAGAGATCTGGTAACAATTACAATTGATGGTATAGATGCCAGAGACTTGGATGATGCTATTTCTATTCAAAAAGATCAAGATGGTAGTTATAGATTATACGTACATATTGCAGATGTAGCAGAGTATGTAAAAGAAGGTTCTGCGTTAGACAAAGAAGCACTGAATCGTGGAAACAGCGTTTATCTAGCTGATAGGGTTATCCCGATGCTGCCACCAAAGTTGTCCAATGGTATATGTAGTTTGAATCCCAATACGCCTAGATTGGCTATGACATGCATGCTACAGTATGACTCAGGTGGAACATTAATAGATGGCGATATTTATGAGTCTGTTATAACGTCAGACCTTAGAGCAGATTATGATACTGTGAAAATTGCATTAGAAGAACAGCCAATCCCATCTTATGAGAAATATATGCGTGAGTTCCATTGGATGCAAGAATTAGCTGAAATACTTGAATCCAAATCTCAAAGTCGTGGAGCCTTAGAATTTGATTTCCCAGAGACTGCAATAGATGTGGACAAGGATGGAAAAGTCCTAGATATTTATCCTGAGAGTAATTCCTTTGTTAATGAAATAATAGAGCAATTCATGGTGGCGGCAAACTCTTTCGTGGCGGAGAAATTTACTGAATTAGAAATGCCATTTATTTATAGGGTGCACGATAATCCTGATGAGGAGAAATTATTAAGGTTTAGGGAAGTTCTTAAAATGGTTGGAGATAGGGATGTTAAGATTCCTAAAGATCCAAGACCTAAGGATATTAAGAAAATTTTGAATAAAATTAGAGACCTTCCTGCAGCAAAAACTCTAGAGACGCTTTTATTAAGATCTCTCGCAAAAGCAAGTTATTCTGATGAGCCTATTGGACACTTTGGTTTAGCCTTAGAAGATTATAGCCATTTTACAGCACCGATTAGAAGATACTCTGACGTATTTATACATAGAGTTATAAAAGGGTTCTTACGAGCGGATATGAATATCAAAAAGTGGAAAGCTGAAGCTCCTGATGTAGCAGAACATGTTTCTGATACTGAGAGAATTGCCGTTTTAGCAGAGAGAGCCAGTACTGATCAGAAAGTAGCAGAGTACTACGCAGATAGATTAGGTGAGGTTTATGAAGCTGAGATCACTGGATTTGTTGGAGCTGGTATGTTTGTCATGTTACCAAGTACAGCGGAGGGTATGATACCTTTCAGAACAATGGATGACTTTTATGTGTATGATGAACGCACAATGACAGCTCAAGGTAGAGATAAACACCGTTTATTTATGATGGGTGATAAAGTAAAAGTAAGAATTGCTAGAGCTGATGTAGTAAGAAGACATATAGACTTGGTTCTAGTAGATGAAAATTCTAGTGGTAGAATAGATAGAAGTCTTTCTGACAAAAAAGCTAAGAGAAAAGAAGTAGAGAAAAATAGACATAATAGAAATTCATCTAGTAATAAAAAACGTAAAAATAGAAGTAGAAATAGATATAATAAAAATAGTAAATCAAATGATTTAAATAGTGAAAGTAACTCTAATAGATCGAAAAGATCAAAGAGGAATAATAGAAAACGTAACAGAAGAAATAATAAAGGTAAAAATAGGAGGGCTTAA
- a CDS encoding IreB family regulatory phosphoprotein, whose amino-acid sequence MDDQTTRFELKMDKADTVKNIITEVLQALEERGYDPVNQLSGYLLSGDPTYITNHNGARGVIRRMERDEILEIILKSYIEDNIK is encoded by the coding sequence ATGGATGATCAAACAACAAGATTTGAGCTAAAAATGGACAAGGCAGACACAGTTAAGAACATTATTACAGAAGTTCTACAAGCTTTAGAAGAGAGAGGATATGACCCAGTTAATCAACTGTCAGGTTATTTACTTTCAGGAGATCCTACATATATTACAAATCATAATGGTGCTAGAGGTGTAATTAGAAGAATGGAACGTGATGAAATTCTTGAGATTATACTGAAGAGCTACATTGAAGATAATATTAAATAG
- a CDS encoding DUF1292 domain-containing protein encodes MNQEELNQEQLNKQIKKSEKVNREKANQQAEMIDPDQELLVLEDMDNGNEFFFYQLDAFSLNGQDYICLASYEPDFGDHPEPELVIMRSQVDKKGNRIFKSIRKDEELDEVFEIFYSRMEDSLNS; translated from the coding sequence ATGAATCAAGAAGAACTGAATCAAGAACAATTGAATAAGCAAATTAAAAAATCCGAGAAGGTTAATAGAGAAAAAGCAAATCAACAAGCTGAAATGATTGATCCTGACCAAGAATTACTTGTTCTAGAAGATATGGATAATGGTAATGAATTTTTCTTTTACCAATTAGATGCTTTTAGCTTAAATGGCCAAGATTACATCTGTTTAGCAAGTTATGAACCAGACTTTGGTGACCATCCTGAGCCAGAACTAGTAATTATGAGAAGCCAAGTTGATAAAAAAGGCAATAGAATATTTAAATCAATACGTAAAGATGAAGAGTTAGATGAAGTTTTTGAGATCTTTTACTCCAGAATGGAAGATAGCTTAAATAGTTAG